GGAAGAGGTTTCTCACGTGCCGCGGAAATTCAAAGCTGAGCCCCCAGACGCTGGCCCAAAAGCCGAACGATAGAACAAGCGCCAAGAACACGGCCGCCGCGTCCAGGATCACCACGGCGACCTTGCGGATGATTTCTCTCGCCAGCGCTGCCGGCAAAGCGTTGGCCAACGGCATGCCGGCAACGGTCACGGTGTTTTCGGCTGATGCGGACATAAGCGGCGTCTCTCGGGGCGTCGCCTCCTCGGGGCACGGTGCCACTGGGAAGATTCCTCGCAAAGACAGCTCCTCTCGTTCAGTCAGTTCCTCGTCTTGCGGACGAGCCTCCTCGACCGGCGTAGAAGACAATTTATGGGAAGGGGTAAATGACTATGGGAAGGGGTGACATCAGCCGGGTGCGTCGGGGCAGAGACGTCACCCGGCAACAAGCTTCAGCAGATCTAACAAGCCATCATATTATCAATTCCTCAAACTACCGGCAAGGATTTCCAGCCCCATTGGGCACCACGACACGGTTGCCTTGCCGCTGCTCCGATCCCGGCCAAAGTCAATGGGGGAAAGCATCGCTCACTCGTTGGGTCGGTTCCCAAATATGCGCTTGACTGCCTCGGAAGAAACGGATCGTTCCCCAGACCATCGCGAGATGCATGAACACAAAATAGAATGGAACATAGAAGATCCTCACCCGAATAGCCTTCGTTTCCAGCCACCAGCCCAGCGCCGCGAAGAGATAAAAGAGGCCCTGGGTTATCAGTGCGGCTACATAGAAAGCGGATTGTTGGCTCAAAACAGCCGAGGATGCAAACCACACAACCAGGGCAGGCGGGACCAGGTATCGCGCCATGACGTGAGAAAGCAATTGCCACCAGACGGGGCTTCGAAAAGGAACCAGGAGCGGCCACATCTGTTTCATCACCGATAGAGTATTGATGCGAATTCTGAGCTTTCGTCTCAGCTCTTCTGGCACAGTGGCCCCAGCCGCAACGAAAGCCACTGCTTCAGGCTCATAGATGAGGCGACACCCTGAGTTGGCCAAAAGTTTCAGGGGAAGATAGAAATCGTCGCTTCCGAGCGACGCGAGCAGCCCCGGATACAGGGACTTCCTGAAGGCATAGATCTGTCCTTCTGCCCCGGCACAGGAATGCAATGCGGATTCGCACTTTTTGAGAAAGCTCTCGTACCGGGCGTAAAGATTTTCGGCCAGACTCGGGCCGCTCTCGCGCTGTAACACGATCGCACGTTTCCCGCTCACGCAGCCCACGGATGGATCATGGAAGTGGCGCACGATCCGTTTTAGGGCATCAGTCGCCAGAGAGGCCTTAGCATCAGAATTGACAATAATTTCTCCGGTAGCCAGTCGAATGGCCCGATCCACTGCCACGACCTTGCCTTCTCGACACGGGGAATGGCTGAGCTTGACGCCTCGTGCGTGGTAGCGGCTAACAATCTCTACGGTTCGATCGGTGGATCCATCCGTGGCCACAATGATCTCCAATTTGTCTGCCGGATAGTCCAGCGAAAGACAACTTTCGATCTTCTTGGCAATCACGCCTTCTTCATTGTAGGCCGGGGTAACGAGGCTCACCGCGGGTCGTATCTCCGCCTGTTTCGTGGGTGAATTCCAAATCCTGGATGCAATGGAAATAAGAATGGGGTAGCCGACGTAAACGTAAATCACAAACAACGCCGCCGACCAAAAGAGAAGCTCGAACATAAGTCAGCATCCGTAGGACGTCGAAAAATATCACCTCAAGAAACACATAGTGACTACCGGGATTCTATTTCTCACCATAGATCAGCGTGTAGCAACAATATTTCCTCACTCCTGGAAACAGTCTCAGGATGAACTCATCCACGGGGAAGAGTGCCTCAAAAACATCTCGCGAGAGTCGCTCGCTGCGAAAGAGCTGGCGAACCAAGACCCGAATGTGCGAGATCAGGTAGAAGTTGGAATAGCTCAGGCGCGTAAAAAACCTTCTCATGTTCTCGATGTCCTCGAAGCCCAGGGGTCCTTCGCCCGGTGTATGCCAGTGGGGCGTCAAATAGCGGTACAGGTTGGCGACGGGGTTATGTCGGAGCGGTTCAGCGAATACAAAGAATCCCCCCTTTTTCAGGAGACTCACCAGGCAGGGCACATCGCGGTCTAAGTTCAAATGATGCAGAATCGCGTTACCGAAAATGCCATCAAAGCTTTCGGGAAGCAGCCCAACCGTTTCCAGAGTTCCTTGCCTGATCTCGACCCGGCCAGCAACACAGTACCTCTCTGCCAAACTTCGCGCGATAGCACACATCTCGGGGGACAGGTCCACCGCAACCACAGAAGCTCCACGCCGGGCAAAGTGGACGGAATATTCTCCCGTTCCTGCGCCAATATCCAGGACTCGCTTTCCTTCGAGGGACCCCAGTTTCTCGAAGATGAGTGCGGGCATATGTTCGAGTGGCTGGTCGAGATTGATCTGCTCTGCCCTCCGACTACAACGCATTGCCATTTCGTCGAAGAACTGCTTTTCGACCTGGGCGCTTTTCTGGTGGATGAGGGGAGTTCTATCTGACATATGCCCCCATGCGGTGCACTCTCTCCCTTTTCACTCGTTAACCCCGCAAAAAGACTCGTCCTCTTTCAAGAGACACATAAGCTTGTTTCGACGGGCCTCCGAACCGGCTCACAGTCAGTTGCCTTGCAATCGAGAGAAATACCTCCGGTCAGCGTGCAGCCGGCTGTTGAACGAACCGCGAAGCAGCGGCGGTTTGGGAGGGGGAACTCCGCACCGGTTGAGGAGCCACTTCCGCCTGCGCAACGATGACCATACTCCCCAGAAGAATTCCCGATACACCTGCGCTCAAAAAATGGAAAAAGGAAGGACCACCGAACATCGCGAGGACGCTATAAGCGAATGCCCCGACCAGGGAGTAGAGGAGAGACGGGTCGGGCAACCGTCTCCCGGAGCGAAGCAGCTTTTTGGACGTGATCACAAACCTGGCGAGCATAAAAAGCAATGCACCAAGACCGAGCAGTCCCATTTTGTGCAAGACGAATCCCCAACCATTGTCGATATAATTCCATGTCATGATCTGGCGTACATAAGGGAAGTAGAAGGTCAAGCTGCCACCCAGGCCGACCCCCAACAGAGGGTGATCCTTGACCGATTCGACGATAGCCGACCATTGTGCGAGGCGGCCCTCGTAGGATGCGTCCATCTCCCAGGGCGCAAGAAATCGCTGGGCCACAGCCCTCACAAAGTCGGAACCGGGACTTGCCGTCTGCAACAGCAAAACGCTCACGATTGCGAGCAGCAGGAAAAGAGACAAATCCCGTAGCCAGACAAGTCCAGAACTCTTCCACAATCGCAAGCTGACGAGCAGGAGAATCGAAGCGATGGCGACCAGGGTGGACGCTCTGGCTCCGAAAAGCGCCAGAGTCACGGCGAAGATCAGAAACTCAACCAAGAAGCGAGATTTTCTGCGGGGTCTTCCGGAGGTAGTGAGCTGGGCGAAGGCTACCACCATAAAGACCCCTGAATAGTGCGCGAGAGGAGTCGCTACGCGATAATAGGATTCTTCTCCTATGACCCCGAGCCACTTTCGATTCAGAATGATGAGCCAGACGGAATAGGCGAGTCCCGTGAGAACAGCCGCCGTTTTCAACCTATTGAGAACCCAGGCCACATCTTTCATCGAGGGCAAAAAATAAAGCGTACAGAGATAGGTCATGAAGAAAAGAAGGGTTCCATAAAACTGACGCAAGACCAGCGAGGTACCATTTCCCAGCAGTTGGCCGTAAACACCGGAGGCAACACAGACCAAAAACATCAGCGCCATCGCTACCGACTCGCTCGAACGCAGCCGTCTCGTGAACTGGCGCCTGCCGGCGATCGGGCGAAATAAGAGAGCGATCCCCAACCCCAGGGCACTAAGAACCGAGGCCACAGCCCAGAAGTAATATTCCGTCGGCGGGGCCGTGCCGACCAATGTGTCAGGAGGAGTGCTGGGAAAGACGACAAAAGCCACCATCAATACCGCGCTGCCAAGCCAGAGTGCCGAGCGAGGATTGGTAAGCGCCAAGAGTCCTACTGCGGCGCCAGCCCCAACCAGCCCGCCTCCCCGCTCGGCCAATCCGTATCCGACCAACGCCAAGAGGACACCGAGGATCCCCATGACTACATTGAGAATCGCGGGAGGTGAAGAGGAAGTCGTGCGGCTCGGAAACCGGCCCAGGCCGGGAGCCGAACTCGCGTTATCGGTGAGTAGAGTATGACTGTTCATCGCCAAGGGATGGAAATGGATTGAGCGTTGGGAACCCGCAATGCGCGGCGAAAAATGGTCCAAAAGCCTCGTTGGCGCGGATGGGAAGCAGATCTCATTTTAATTTTCCCTTCCGCCGCCGGTTCTTTTCTCAAAGAATGCCTGTTTGTAGGTTGCCCCGGGGCTGTGGAGTCTCGTGGGCGCAGCCCCGCAGGAGGTCCTGCTGTCCGTCCCCTTGATCGAAGCAGAAAGCACGGAAGCTGCCCTCCTGGCCCTGAGATAATCTCGGATGGGCAAGAGGACGCCTCGGGGGACGAGAAAGACGGAAACGATCAACAACCAAAACAGCGGGTAAGTCCAATATCGCTTGAAACAAGCCAGGACGAATTGACCAAACTCCGGATGGCCGGCGCATTTCAAGCCGACCGCGTGGCCCAGTTGGAATTCCCGGATGATCTTGTTTGTTAGTTTGCGGAGCGTCGAGCGTGCATAACCGTCGCGGCGGGCGTGCCAAATCACGCGGTCGAGTTCGGTGACCATTCTCTCGGCAAAGTTATACTCAAGCGAAGGAGTCCGTCGGGCCTGGACCAGCGGTTGACCAATGTACCGGACGATTCCGCTTTCCCGCAGAAATCGAAGGATCATGTGCAAGTGAATCCAACCGTAGCCCACAAGCTCGTGGCTGGCGGGAACTTTGGGACAGAGGTGGCGCCGAAGGATTGCGGCAGACATGTAACCAAGATTACCGCCCAGCTCTTGGATACAGGCGAGCCCGTCGCGAAAATCCCGGTTCTCGGGAATTTCTATTTTCGGACCGATGAGCAGATCCCCTTCGGGGC
The nucleotide sequence above comes from Candidatus Acidiferrales bacterium. Encoded proteins:
- a CDS encoding glycosyltransferase family 2 protein; its protein translation is MFELLFWSAALFVIYVYVGYPILISIASRIWNSPTKQAEIRPAVSLVTPAYNEEGVIAKKIESCLSLDYPADKLEIIVATDGSTDRTVEIVSRYHARGVKLSHSPCREGKVVAVDRAIRLATGEIIVNSDAKASLATDALKRIVRHFHDPSVGCVSGKRAIVLQRESGPSLAENLYARYESFLKKCESALHSCAGAEGQIYAFRKSLYPGLLASLGSDDFYLPLKLLANSGCRLIYEPEAVAFVAAGATVPEELRRKLRIRINTLSVMKQMWPLLVPFRSPVWWQLLSHVMARYLVPPALVVWFASSAVLSQQSAFYVAALITQGLFYLFAALGWWLETKAIRVRIFYVPFYFVFMHLAMVWGTIRFFRGSQAHIWEPTQRVSDAFPH
- a CDS encoding class I SAM-dependent methyltransferase, with the translated sequence MSDRTPLIHQKSAQVEKQFFDEMAMRCSRRAEQINLDQPLEHMPALIFEKLGSLEGKRVLDIGAGTGEYSVHFARRGASVVAVDLSPEMCAIARSLAERYCVAGRVEIRQGTLETVGLLPESFDGIFGNAILHHLNLDRDVPCLVSLLKKGGFFVFAEPLRHNPVANLYRYLTPHWHTPGEGPLGFEDIENMRRFFTRLSYSNFYLISHIRVLVRQLFRSERLSRDVFEALFPVDEFILRLFPGVRKYCCYTLIYGEK
- a CDS encoding O-antigen ligase family protein, producing the protein MGILGVLLALVGYGLAERGGGLVGAGAAVGLLALTNPRSALWLGSAVLMVAFVVFPSTPPDTLVGTAPPTEYYFWAVASVLSALGLGIALLFRPIAGRRQFTRRLRSSESVAMALMFLVCVASGVYGQLLGNGTSLVLRQFYGTLLFFMTYLCTLYFLPSMKDVAWVLNRLKTAAVLTGLAYSVWLIILNRKWLGVIGEESYYRVATPLAHYSGVFMVVAFAQLTTSGRPRRKSRFLVEFLIFAVTLALFGARASTLVAIASILLLVSLRLWKSSGLVWLRDLSLFLLLAIVSVLLLQTASPGSDFVRAVAQRFLAPWEMDASYEGRLAQWSAIVESVKDHPLLGVGLGGSLTFYFPYVRQIMTWNYIDNGWGFVLHKMGLLGLGALLFMLARFVITSKKLLRSGRRLPDPSLLYSLVGAFAYSVLAMFGGPSFFHFLSAGVSGILLGSMVIVAQAEVAPQPVRSSPSQTAAASRFVQQPAAR
- a CDS encoding glycosyltransferase family 2 protein — its product is MLSSKLISICIPTYNRARHLGEALASIVPQMDNDVEIVISDNASTDNTREMVRQYEEKFGSIRYFRNVTNLGFDRNLLACLEHAEGEYVWLFGSDDLMKPGAVEAVRQSLRDQPVFVYLNFQVISPEGDLLIGPKIEIPENRDFRDGLACIQELGGNLGYMSAAILRRHLCPKVPASHELVGYGWIHLHMILRFLRESGIVRYIGQPLVQARRTPSLEYNFAERMVTELDRVIWHARRDGYARSTLRKLTNKIIREFQLGHAVGLKCAGHPEFGQFVLACFKRYWTYPLFWLLIVSVFLVPRGVLLPIRDYLRARRAASVLSASIKGTDSRTSCGAAPTRLHSPGATYKQAFFEKRTGGGREN